The Pseudomonas sp. IB20 region GATCAGGAAGCAGTGACGGCCGTGTGGCTGGTGCAACGCAAAGGCGCGCAAACCCCGATGGCCAAGGCGTTTGTGGAACTTCTAACCCGTAAGGCGTTGGTATGACGGGCGAATAACCTGTGGCGAGGGAGCTTGCTCCCTCGCCACAGGAAAGCGGGTGTATCAGTTCTGCTTCGACGTCCCCGTCTGCTCAAACAACTGCGCCGCCGACCCCCGGGCGTTTGTGGAACTTCTAACCCGTAAGGCGTTGGTATGACGGGCGAATAACCTGTGGCGAGGGAGCTTGCTCCCTCGCCACAGGAAAGCGGGTGTATCAGTTCTGCTTCGACGTCCCCGTCTGCTCAAACAACTGCGCCGCCGACCCCGGCTCATTCGCGCCATTGCTGCGCAAACCCGCCATGATGTCGCTGTCCAAGTTGTTCACCCAGCGGTTGTAGTTGCGATGGATCTTGCCGTCCTTGTAGCCCAGGTCGCGGCTGTCGCGGTAGGTGATGGCGTAGCTGTTGCGGGTGTAACGGATGTCGATGGCGGCGTAGTACTGGTTACGCACGGTGATTTCGGCCTGCACCAGTTGTGGGCTCAGGCGTTGCACGGTCCACTCGCGTTTTTGCAGGGCGTTGACGATGACCTGCTTCATTTTGTCTTCGCTGACCTGGGTGTCGGCCGGCAGCGCGTGCTGGGTGTTGAGCACCGGTTTGTTGGTGCAGCCGGCGGTGGTCAGCAACGCCAGGGTGATCAGGGTGGCGCGTAGCAAGGAAGACATTCCGTTTTCTCCAATCGATTAAAAATTCAGGACCAGCGGCGGAAGATCAGCGAGGTGTTGACGCCGCCAAACGCAAAGTTGTTGTTCATCACGTAATCGTTGTGCATTTCGCGAAAGCCACCTTGCAGGTAATCCAGCTCGCCGCATTGCGGGTCGACCGAATCGAGGTTGAAGGTGTGCACGTACTGGTCGCGGTTCATCATTTCAATGCTGAACCAGGACTCCAGTGCGCCGCACGCGCCCAAGGTGTGGCCGAGGAAGCTTTTCTGCGAGCTGATGGGCATGCGGCTGCCGAACAGGCTGCTGGTCGCCAATGTCTCGGCAATATCGCCTTGATCAGTGGCAGTGCCATGGCCGTTCACGTAGCCGATGGCCGAAGGCTCAAGCCCGGCATCTTCCAGGGCCAGTTCCATCGCGCGGCGCATGGTTTTCTGCTCCGGGCGTGTGGTGTGCTGGCCGTCGGCGTTGCTGCCGAAACCCACCAGCTCGGCGTGGATGTGCGCCCCGCGTGCCAACGCGTGTTCGAGTTCTTCGAGCACCAACATGCCGCCGCCTTCGCCGATCACCAGGCCATCGCGGCCGCTGTCGTAAGGGCGTGGGCTGGTCTGTGGCGCATCGTTTTTCAGGCTGGTGGCGTACAGCGCGTCGAACACCATCGCTTCGGTAGGGCACAATTCTTCCGCGCCGCCGGCGAGCATCAACGGCAGGCGACCGAACTTGATCGCCTCGTAGGCATAGCCGATGCCTTGGCTGCCACTGGTGCAGGCGCTGGACGTCGGGATCAGCCGCCCGGTGAGGCCAAAGAAGATGCTGATATTCGCCGCCGTGGTGTGCGGCATCATGCGCACATAGGAGTTGGCATTCAGCCCCTCGGCCACGGAGTTCAGCAGCATATTGCCGAACGCCTTGATCTCATCGGTGCTACCGGTGGACGAGCCACAGGCCACGCCCATACGCCCGTCCTTGATCGACTCGTCGCCGAGCAAGCCGGCGTCCTGCAGCGCCTGCTCTGCCGCCCACACGGCCAGGCGCGAGACGCGGCCCATGCTGCGCAGTTGCTTGCGCGTCCAATGGGCAGGCACCACGAAATCGTCGATGGGCCCGGCCAGTCGCGTGTTCAGTTCGGTGAAACGGTCCCACTCGTCCATGCGCCGAATGCCGCTGCGGTTGGCGCGAAAGTTGGCGGCGATGGTGTCCCAGTCGCAGCCCAGGGAGGTCATGCCGGCCATGCCGGTGACGACGACGCGCTTCATCAGCACAGGCCTCCGTTCACGGCCAACACCTGGCGCGTGATGTAGCCAGCCTCGGCCGACATCAGGAAATTCACTGCACCGGCGACTTCTTCCGGCGTGCCCATGCGCTGTGCCGGGATCATTTTCATCAGCTCTTCTACCGGCACGTTTTCATCCAGCATCGCAGTGTCGATCAAGCCGGGCGCCACACAGTTGACGGTGATTTTGCGCTTGCCCAATTCAATAGCGAGGGCCTTGGCCGCGCCGATCAAGCCGGCTTTCGACGCGCTGTAGTTGACCTGCCCACGGTTGCCGATCAGCCCCGACACCGAGGTGATGCACACGATACGGCCGGCGGTGCGACGACGAATCATCGGCATCATTACCGGGTGCAGCACATTGTAGAAACCGTCGAGGTTGGTGCGCATCACCACGTCCCAATCGTCTTCGGACAAGGCTGGGAACGCACCGTCGCGGGTCAGGCCGGCATTGAGCACCACGCCGTAGTAGGCGCCATGTTGCTCCACGTCGGCCTCAAGGATTGCCTTGCAGCTGGCGCGATCCGCCACATCGAATTGCAGCACGCGAGCCTTGCGGCCCAAGGCTTCAATCTCGACCTGCACCGCGTCCGCTTCAACGCGGCCACTGCGGCAATGCAGCACGATGTCATGCCCGGCCTGCGCCAGGCGCAGGGCAATGGCGCGGCCGATGCCACGGCTGGAGCCGGTGACCAGTACGGATTCAGTCATGGCGTTTCGTCCTTCGGTTCATCTAAATAATTGGCCGCCTGTGGCGGTCGAAATACGTTCAAGCGTGCGCTGGCCTGGATACCGTCGCCGGTGAGGTGGCATTCGAACACACCCATGCCGTTGTCGTCTTCCAGCGAGCGCAGGCCGTGGATGCGCAACTCGGCGCCTGCCGGGAAGTGTTCCACGTTGCACTCGAACTTGCGGGTGCCGAGCAGGAAGCCCAATTCCACCGCATCGCCTTTCTGGCGCGCGCGGCACCCGGCATAGGCGGCGACGCTTTGCGCCATCAGCTCGATGCCGACCCAGGCCGGCAGGCTGCCGTCCGCGCGGTTGAACAGGCCGCCGGGCTTGACGGTGAGGCGGGTGTGAATCTGCTCTTCATCGAACGACAACACCTGGTCGATCAGGATCATGTCGCCCGCATGGGGCAGCAGTTCGGCGAGTGGCCAATCGATCATGGGGCCTCTGCGATTATCAGGCTGACGTTATTACCGCCGAAAGCAAACGAGTTGCTCATCAGGCAGCGCTTTTTCAGGGTGTCGCCGGCCTGCGCCCATTGCAAGGCCGGCAGCGCCGGGTCGGCGTGGCCGTCCCACACATGCGGTGGTACCAAGCCGTGTGTCAGGCTCAGCCAGCAGAACGCCGCTTCCAGCGCGCCGGCTGCACCGAGCGTGTGGCCAGTCATGGGCTTGGTCGAAGAACAGGCCACGCCTTCGGGAAACAGGCTGGCGACAGCCAGGCTTTCCATGGCGTCGTTGTGTTGGGTGGCGGTGCCGTGCAGGTTCAGGTAACCGATGTGCTCGGGCGCAAGCTTCGCGCTGGCCAAAGCCTTGCGCATCGCCTGCAACGCGCCCTTGCCGGTGGGCTCGGGCGCGGAGATATGGTGCGCGTCGCAACTGGCGCCACTGCCCAGCAAAGCAATGGGTGCAGGTGTTTTAGTCATCAGAAACAGCACCGCCGCTTCGCCGATATTGATGCCATTGCGGTTCACTGAAAAGGGATTGCAGCGCTCGCTGGAGACGGCTTCCAGCGAGGTAAAACCGTTCAGCGTCAGCTTGCACAGGCTGTCGACACCGCCGCAGATCACCGCGTCACACATGCCCAGGTCCAGCAGGCGTTGAGCACTCATCAACGCGCGGGCGCTGGAGGTGCAGGCGGTGGAAATCACATAGGCCGGGCCGCTCAGTTGCAGCCAGTCGGCAAGGAAATTCGCCGGGGCGCTGAGTTCCTGTTGTTGGTAGTCGTAGTCGCCGGGGAATTGCTGGTCGCGCAGGTAATTGGCGATGCCACGGCTGGCTTCGTCAATGCCCGAAGTGCTGGTGCCCAAAACCACGCCGACTCGCGATGCGCCGTAATCGTGGATTGCCTGGCGGATCTCGCTTTCAATCTGCAACGCCGCTTCCAGCAGCAACTGGTTGTTGCGGCTGCTTTGCTGGTTCAGTTCGACAGGGATAGTCGCTAGCTCGCTGCGCACGCCACCCACCGGCAACACACGTTCCGGCACCCAGCCGCTCTCGGCGCGCATACCGGAGCAGTCGCCGGCAAACAGGCTGCGGCTGACCTCGGCCTGGCCGCGCCCCAAGGCACAGATCACGCCCAGCGCATTTAGATAAGCTGTCATCGGGCAACCCCAAGCGGCGTGATGCGGTAGCTCAACGGCTGGCCCGTCATGTTCACGCTAAACACCTCGGAAGACTGATACACGATTTGCCAATGGCCTGGCAGCGTGCGCGTGAGGTCCATGGCTTGGGCGCTGGGGTACAGCGCGCGCACGTCATCCGCCGAGGTCAGGGCAAACAGCAGTGCGGCGAACAACTCGCGGGCTTGAGGGTTGGGCGGCAGCAAGCCATCGGCCTGCCACTGGCCATCTACCAGCTTTTGCCGGGCCTGGGGAATGCCCAGCGGGTCCATCATCGACCAGCGAATGGCTGCGCCTTCGCGCTGGATCACCAGCAGCCAATCCAGGCTCTGGCCGCCTGCCAGGCGCTGCACATGCAGTTGCATCGGCAAGGCCAGGGCTGGGGGTTTTTCCGGCAATGGCGGCTGGCTAGCGCAGGCGCTCAGCAGCAACAGGCAGCCGATCAACAGCAGGCGGATCATGGTGCGGCGCTCACTAAAGGCTTACGCGCCACGCAGTTCACCAAGGTCTCTTCACGCTGGCCCACCGGTGGCGGGTTGCGCAGGCCCCAGCGCTCGAGCAAGCCGAAATCGCTGGAACGGCTCCACCATAAGTACGGATACGAGACGTTCTGCGGGCCGAATTCAAAGCCCTGCTCGCGCAGCATTTGCAAATACTCTTCGGCGCTTTTCTGCACGTGCATCGGGTGGCGGAACAGCCAGCGAATCACCCAGGTGTCGATGTAGGCTTCGGTGGACTCGGCAAACAGCAAGTAGCCGCCCGGTTTGAGCACGCGGTAGAACTCTTTCAAGGCGCGATGCTGTTCCACCAGGTGGTGGAAGGTCTGGTGGCAGAACAGGATATCGACGCTTTCATCCGGCACTTGCAGGGTGGCGCAGTCGCTGCCGATCAGCTCGATGGTCAGGCCCTGGCGCGCGGCTTCGGCCTTGCTCAGTTCCAGGCTGTGAGGGTCGGCGTCCAGGCCGATCAGCCGCTGCGGCGCGAACACGTGCTGTAAATACTGGAACGATTTGCCCTGGCCGCAACCGGCGTCCAGCAACACCGGCGCTACCGGTAGTGGCTCGGTGAACAAGCTGCGCAGGTCGTTGATCGCCACGCGCAACACGTGATGCTGCCAGGTGTGGCTGCGCAGGAACCAGAAGCCGAACTTGGTTTCTTCGACGTAGTTTTTACTCAGGTATTGAGTGCTCATACTGTTTCGCCCGCACAAATCTCCGACAACATCCGCAACCGCCGCTTGGGCTCGCTGACAAACGGGTTGCGCTCATCCCACGCATAGCCGGCGAGGATCGAGCTGATCATCCGGCGAATCTCCGGCGAGCTGCTCGGGTGGAAAATCACATCCTGGAAGGTGCCGGCGTACCAGCCTTCGACGTAGCAACGGAAGGTATCGACGCCGCGCTTCAACGGCTCGGCAAACTCGGTTTGCCAATCCACTGTTTCGCCCTTGAGTTGGCGATGCAGCAGCCCCGCGGCCATGCTTGCCGAGCGCATGGCGATGGTCACACCTGAAGAAAACACCGGGTCGAGGAATTCCGCCGCGTTGCCCAGCAGCGCAAAGCCCGGGCCGTGCAGGGTTTTGACGTTGGCGGAGTAGCCACCGATGGTGCGCGCGGGCGTGTCCCACACGGCGTTTTGCAGCACGCCGGCAAGGCTTGGGGTTTCTGCGATAAAGCCGCGCAGGCAGGCGTCGAGGTCGCTGTCGCGGCCGTCGAAATGCTCCTTGGCCGCAACCACGCCCACCGAGCAGCGACCGTTGCTGAACGGGATGGTCCAGAACCAGATGTCGCGCTGGGTGGGGTGGGTGGTGATCAGGATCTTGGTGCGGTCGAAGCCTGGGTGGTCGATGTGGTCTTCAACGTGGGTGAAAACCGCCTGACGCAGCGGGAAATTTGACGGTGCTTCCAGGTCCAGCAGGCGCGGCAGCACGCGGCCGTAGCCGCTGGCGTCGAGCACGAACTTGGCCTTGAGGTGGTACTCGCTGCCATTCTCGCGGCGCACGTGCAGGTAGCGGCTTTCGCCGGCGAAGTCCACGCCGACGATGGTTTCGCCGTAGCGAATGTCCACGCCTTGCACGGCGGCCTGGTCGGCCAGCAATTTGTCGAATTCGCCGCGCTGCACCTGGAAGGTGGTGGGCTTGCCGTTGCTGAACGTGTCACCAAAATCAAACGCGCTGTAGCGCTCGCCCCAGGCAAACGCGGCGCCGGTTTTCAACTGAAAGCCTGCCGCCTGGACGGCCTCGAGCATGCCGGCTTCTTCGATAAAATCGATGCAGTGCGACAGCAGGCTTTCGCCAATCGAGAAACGTGGGAAATGCTGACGCTCGATAATCAATACATCATGCCCGTTGCGCTTTAACAGCGCGGCAGCGATCGCACCGGACGGGCCGGCACCAATCACCACCACCTGGCGACGTTCCATTTCAACTGTGGGCACGATGGCTCCTTGCCATTTTGGCGGTAATCACATTCATAAGGCGTGCTTCTGTTGGCCGGCCCAAGGCGCCAGCATAAAGCTGAACGCCAGGCCCAAACTGACCGACAGGCCGAAATTACTCACGGCCGGCGTACTCGACACTGCCAGCAGGCCAAACGACAACCAAGTCGTCAGCGCTGCCAGTAGCGTACCTAAAAGACTCACGGCAGGGCCGCCGATTTGCTCGCGCATCAAGATCGCGTAGTCGACGCTGATGGCCGTGACCAGCAGCAGGCCGAACAGGCTGAACAGGGTCAGCGGTTGGCCCAACCAACCCAGGCTGGCCAGGCTGCACAGCGCCGCGAGCAGCGGCAGTGCGACGATGCGCAAGGCGCCGCCGAAGCCGAACGGCAGGATCAGCAACAGCACGATCAGCACGCACGACATCAATTTCAATTCAGCGGCGCTGATCTGCGTGTCGGCGAACACGCGGTTCAAGTCGCCCAGGCGATCGACCAATTGCACGCCGGGCAGGTCCAGCGCCTGCACCCGTAGCAACGCAGGGTTGTTTAAGCCTTGCAGGCTGACCATCGCCGCCACGCCGCCGTTTACCGGGCCTAGCCACAATGTGCGCCAAGGCTCGGCCAACGGGCCTGCCAGCGCGGCATCGATGTCTTCGGTGGGCAGCGCTTGCAGCTGCGCGACTTCGGCTTGCAGCGCGCTGGCGGGCACGCCAAGGTCCAGCAGCGGCTGCCAGTGTTGCGGCAACTGGTTCAGCGCATCGCGCAGTTGTTGTTGCTCGGCGGGCAGGCTGACCAGTTGGTTGAGCGCCAGGTAGCCCTGCAACTTGTCCATATTCACCAGTTGGTCCAGGCGCTGGCCCAAGGCCGCCTGACGCTCCAGCAACTGCTGCTGATTGTCGGCCCGTACCAGGAAGAATTGGCTGGTGGGCTGGAACCCGGTGATGCGCGCCACGGCCTGGGCTTCCTGCAGCAAGTGCGGTGGGGCGCCGATCCATTGGCGGATATCGTTTTTGCTGTTCAGGTGCCACAGGCCACCGGCGCAAAACACCAGCACCAGCGCCAGCAGCACCGGGCTTGGTACGCGTTTGATCAAGGCTGCACGCAACAGCCACAGGCCTTCAGCGATGCGCAGCGGCCATTGCGCTGGGCGCAGCTCCACGCCTTTGAGCAGCGCGGGCAACAGGCACACGGCCGACAGGTAGGCGCCGACTAAACCGGCGGCGGAGAACACCGCGATTTGCGTCAGCGCCGGGAAGGGCGTCCAGGCCAGCGCCAAGTAGCCGATGCAACTGGTGGCCAGGCTCAGGCTCAGCCCTGGTAGCGTCAGGCGCAACGCCGGCCAACTGCGCCACGGCTGCAGGCTCCAGCTTTTGGACAGGTAGTGCAGCGGGTAATCCACCGCCACGCCGATCAGGCTGGAGCCCAGCACCACGGTCATCACATGCATATGGCCGAACAGCGCCACACAGGCCACCGCGCCAAACAGCATGCCCACCAGCACCGGCACAAAGGCCAGCAGCACGCGCCAGCGGCGGAACGCCAACAACAGCAATAACAGAATGCCCAGGGTGGCGCCGCCGCCGACCCAGGTGATTTCGCGGGTCGCTTGTTGCTGACCATTGGCCGCGTAGAGCAGCCCGCTGGCGGCGAGCAATTGCGCGTCTTGTTCACTGGCCTGCGTGCGGCTGGCCTGGAGCAGATCCGCCACTTGCAGCGGCAGTTTCATATCGAAGGCATTGCCGGTGGTACGCGCGCGCAGCAGCACCCAGCTTTTGCCGTCGGCATCGGCGATCAACGCGCCGCTGCCGATATCCAGTTGCACCGAACCGTGCTGCGGCTGGCTGTTCTGGATACGTCCGGTGAGGCCCAGCCAGTCGTCCTGGCTTGGCACCAGGCTGAACCCGGTGAACGGGTCGAACAACGCTTGCACACGCTGCTGAATGAAGGCGTCGGGGTGCTCGATCAGTTGTTCGCGGTCTTTGGCTGAGAGCATCGCCAGTCGCCCGCGGAGCAGTTGCTCGCGCAACGCCGGCAGGTCGGCTTGCAGGTTCCACTGCACTTTTTCAAACAGCCCGCTGGCTTGCCAGCGCTCGCCCAATTGCTGCGCGACTGTCACGGCTTGTTGCCGATCGGCATGCCCGACCAACACCAGCATTTCGCGGTTCAGCGGTTCTTGCATGCGCTGTTCGGCTTTGAGCTCCAGTGCATCCGGCGTGCTGCCCGGCACCAGCTCCATCAGGTTGGCCGACAGCGGCGCACCCTGGCGCCACTGCCACCCGGCCAGGGCCAGTACAGCCACCAGCAGGATCAGGAACAGGCGCGGTAACAGGCGCTCACTGGGCAAAGTCGTGGCTCTCCGCTTCACTCAACGGTTGGCCGGCCGTGCTGTCCTGCATGCGCAGCACGGTGCTGTCGCCTTGGGTTTCCAGCAGTTGGATGGTTTGGACCAGCTCGCCGCCGTCGATATTGATCTGGGTGAACACTTGCTTGAGCAGCAATGAGCGTGGGGTCAGCGTCAGCTTCCATTGCTTGGCCTCGCCTTGCAGTTGCAGGTCGAAGTCGCGCTGCAGGCCGCTGCTGTCGCCTTGGAGTACGGCGAGGAACAGACGGTTCTGCTCGGCACCGGCGCTCTTGTTCGGCAGCAGCTGCCAGCCGTTGGCGTCGCGGCGCGCGATGCCTTCGGTGCTGATGCGGTAGTCCTGTTGCAACGGCGTTTTCAACAGCCACAGCAGGCCGTGGTCTTTGGCGAGCACGAAGGTGCCTTTGCTGACCAAGGGTTGCGGCAGGGCGCGCAGGTGTTTTTCCTGGGTGAAGGTGCCGTGGATCACTGAGGGTTTAGCCAACTGGTCGCTCAGCTGTTGCAGGTCAAAAGCATGAGCGCTGAGGCTCAGCATCACGCTTGCAAACAGGATTAAAACTCTCATGCCAAGGCCCTTTCGACGGCCGTTCAAAAGCATGAGCGCTGAGGCTCAGCATCACGCTTGCAAACAGGATTAAAACTCTCATGCCAAGGCCCTTTCGACGGCGTCGGTGAATATTTTCGGCGAGGCTAGCTGCATTTCGCGGCTGGCAATCTCTACCGCCACTTGCACGGTGCTGGCGCGGGTCAGGCGTTCGCCGCTGGCCAGATCAGTGATCAGGTAATTCACCTTCAAACGGTTCTCCCATTCCACCAGGCTGGCGCGCACATTGATCGTTTGGCCAAAGGTGGCGCCGCGCACGTAGCGCAGCTGCATGTCGATCACCGGCCAGGCGTAGCCGGATTCGAGCATCGCGGTGTAGTTATGGCCGAGCTTGTCCAGCAGCGCGCAGCGCGCCACTTCCAGGTACTTCACGTAATGCCCGTGCCACACCACGTTCATGGTGTCGATGTCGAAAAACGGCACGCGGATTTCAGTGTCGCAATGCAACACGCCTTGGCTACGCATGCAGCCTCCAGTGTTGCTCGGCGATACGCTTGAGGCACAGGCGCAGTTCGCCTTCCAGCGCACGGTCTTCGATGACCGGCGGGAAGTCTTTGGCGAGTGCTTCATGCATGGCTGCCAAGGCCGGCGGCAGTGGCCGCGCATCCTCAGCCTGGGCACGCAGCCACACACCTTGGTTGGCCGCGAGCAGGGTGGCGGCGGCCACCTGTTCGGTCAGCTCCAGCACGCGGATGGCATCGCGGGCGGCGATGGTGCCCATGCTCACTTTGTCCTGGTTATGGCACTCGGTGGAGCGCGAGAACACGCTGGCCGGCATGGTGTTTTTCAGCGCTTCGGCGGTCCAGGCACTGGTGCCGATCTGCACGGCCTTGAAGCCGTGGTTGATCATCGCGCGGTCGGCCGGCGCGCCGGACAGGTTGCTCGGCAAGCCGTGGTTGTAACGCACATCCACCAGCAGTGCGAGCTGGCGGTCGAGCAGGTCGGCGACGTTGGCCACCAAGGTCTTGAGGCTGTCCATCGCGAAGGCGATGTGCCCGCCGTAGAAGTGCCCGCCGTGCAGTACGCGTTCTTCTTCGGCGTCGATAATCGGGTTGTCGTTGGCGCTGTTCAGTTCGATCTCGATAAATGAGCGCAGCCAGTTCAGGCTGTCGGCCAGCACGCCGAGCACGTGGGGCGCACAGCGCAGCGAGTAGCGATCCTGCAGGCGGTGCAGCGGTGCGGTTGGCGCATCAATCGCCAGGTCTTTGCGCAGCCACGCGGCGACTTGCATCTGCCCCGGGTGCGGCTTGGCGGCGAACAGGCGCTCGTCAAAGTGTTCCGGGTTGCCTTGCAGCGCCACCACGTTCAGCGCGGTGATGCGCGTGGCCAGTTGCAGCAGGTAGTCGGC contains the following coding sequences:
- the fabG gene encoding 3-oxoacyl-ACP reductase FabG, coding for MTESVLVTGSSRGIGRAIALRLAQAGHDIVLHCRSGRVEADAVQVEIEALGRKARVLQFDVADRASCKAILEADVEQHGAYYGVVLNAGLTRDGAFPALSEDDWDVVMRTNLDGFYNVLHPVMMPMIRRRTAGRIVCITSVSGLIGNRGQVNYSASKAGLIGAAKALAIELGKRKITVNCVAPGLIDTAMLDENVPVEELMKMIPAQRMGTPEEVAGAVNFLMSAEAGYITRQVLAVNGGLC
- a CDS encoding MMPL family transporter; protein product: MPSERLLPRLFLILLVAVLALAGWQWRQGAPLSANLMELVPGSTPDALELKAEQRMQEPLNREMLVLVGHADRQQAVTVAQQLGERWQASGLFEKVQWNLQADLPALREQLLRGRLAMLSAKDREQLIEHPDAFIQQRVQALFDPFTGFSLVPSQDDWLGLTGRIQNSQPQHGSVQLDIGSGALIADADGKSWVLLRARTTGNAFDMKLPLQVADLLQASRTQASEQDAQLLAASGLLYAANGQQQATREITWVGGGATLGILLLLLLAFRRWRVLLAFVPVLVGMLFGAVACVALFGHMHVMTVVLGSSLIGVAVDYPLHYLSKSWSLQPWRSWPALRLTLPGLSLSLATSCIGYLALAWTPFPALTQIAVFSAAGLVGAYLSAVCLLPALLKGVELRPAQWPLRIAEGLWLLRAALIKRVPSPVLLALVLVFCAGGLWHLNSKNDIRQWIGAPPHLLQEAQAVARITGFQPTSQFFLVRADNQQQLLERQAALGQRLDQLVNMDKLQGYLALNQLVSLPAEQQQLRDALNQLPQHWQPLLDLGVPASALQAEVAQLQALPTEDIDAALAGPLAEPWRTLWLGPVNGGVAAMVSLQGLNNPALLRVQALDLPGVQLVDRLGDLNRVFADTQISAAELKLMSCVLIVLLLILPFGFGGALRIVALPLLAALCSLASLGWLGQPLTLFSLFGLLLVTAISVDYAILMREQIGGPAVSLLGTLLAALTTWLSFGLLAVSSTPAVSNFGLSVSLGLAFSFMLAPWAGQQKHAL
- a CDS encoding acyl-CoA thioesterase; this translates as MRSQGVLHCDTEIRVPFFDIDTMNVVWHGHYVKYLEVARCALLDKLGHNYTAMLESGYAWPVIDMQLRYVRGATFGQTINVRASLVEWENRLKVNYLITDLASGERLTRASTVQVAVEIASREMQLASPKIFTDAVERALA
- a CDS encoding beta-ketoacyl-[acyl-carrier-protein] synthase family protein; amino-acid sequence: MTAYLNALGVICALGRGQAEVSRSLFAGDCSGMRAESGWVPERVLPVGGVRSELATIPVELNQQSSRNNQLLLEAALQIESEIRQAIHDYGASRVGVVLGTSTSGIDEASRGIANYLRDQQFPGDYDYQQQELSAPANFLADWLQLSGPAYVISTACTSSARALMSAQRLLDLGMCDAVICGGVDSLCKLTLNGFTSLEAVSSERCNPFSVNRNGINIGEAAVLFLMTKTPAPIALLGSGASCDAHHISAPEPTGKGALQAMRKALASAKLAPEHIGYLNLHGTATQHNDAMESLAVASLFPEGVACSSTKPMTGHTLGAAGALEAAFCWLSLTHGLVPPHVWDGHADPALPALQWAQAGDTLKKRCLMSNSFAFGGNNVSLIIAEAP
- a CDS encoding class I SAM-dependent methyltransferase → MSTQYLSKNYVEETKFGFWFLRSHTWQHHVLRVAINDLRSLFTEPLPVAPVLLDAGCGQGKSFQYLQHVFAPQRLIGLDADPHSLELSKAEAARQGLTIELIGSDCATLQVPDESVDILFCHQTFHHLVEQHRALKEFYRVLKPGGYLLFAESTEAYIDTWVIRWLFRHPMHVQKSAEEYLQMLREQGFEFGPQNVSYPYLWWSRSSDFGLLERWGLRNPPPVGQREETLVNCVARKPLVSAAP
- a CDS encoding hotdog family protein, whose amino-acid sequence is MIDWPLAELLPHAGDMILIDQVLSFDEEQIHTRLTVKPGGLFNRADGSLPAWVGIELMAQSVAAYAGCRARQKGDAVELGFLLGTRKFECNVEHFPAGAELRIHGLRSLEDDNGMGVFECHLTGDGIQASARLNVFRPPQAANYLDEPKDETP
- a CDS encoding beta-ketoacyl-ACP synthase; protein product: MKRVVVTGMAGMTSLGCDWDTIAANFRANRSGIRRMDEWDRFTELNTRLAGPIDDFVVPAHWTRKQLRSMGRVSRLAVWAAEQALQDAGLLGDESIKDGRMGVACGSSTGSTDEIKAFGNMLLNSVAEGLNANSYVRMMPHTTAANISIFFGLTGRLIPTSSACTSGSQGIGYAYEAIKFGRLPLMLAGGAEELCPTEAMVFDALYATSLKNDAPQTSPRPYDSGRDGLVIGEGGGMLVLEELEHALARGAHIHAELVGFGSNADGQHTTRPEQKTMRRAMELALEDAGLEPSAIGYVNGHGTATDQGDIAETLATSSLFGSRMPISSQKSFLGHTLGACGALESWFSIEMMNRDQYVHTFNLDSVDPQCGELDYLQGGFREMHNDYVMNNNFAFGGVNTSLIFRRWS
- a CDS encoding HAL/PAL/TAL family ammonia-lyase, producing the protein MTTHLEPVTFGERALRIEYVLALANRQAPTQLQGDAAYRQRIAKGAQFLDSLLDKEGVIYGVTTGYGDSCVVAVPLQHVEALPRHLYTFHGCGLGKLLDAQATRAVLAARLQSLCHGVSGVRVELLERLHAFLAHDVLPLIPEEGSVGASGDLTPLSYVAATLSGEREVMFGGERRQAADVHRELGWEPLVLRPKEALALMNGTAVMTGLACLAFARADYLLQLATRITALNVVALQGNPEHFDERLFAAKPHPGQMQVAAWLRKDLAIDAPTAPLHRLQDRYSLRCAPHVLGVLADSLNWLRSFIEIELNSANDNPIIDAEEERVLHGGHFYGGHIAFAMDSLKTLVANVADLLDRQLALLVDVRYNHGLPSNLSGAPADRAMINHGFKAVQIGTSAWTAEALKNTMPASVFSRSTECHNQDKVSMGTIAARDAIRVLELTEQVAAATLLAANQGVWLRAQAEDARPLPPALAAMHEALAKDFPPVIEDRALEGELRLCLKRIAEQHWRLHA
- a CDS encoding outer membrane lipoprotein carrier protein LolA, giving the protein MRVLILFASVMLSLSAHAFDLQQLSDQLAKPSVIHGTFTQEKHLRALPQPLVSKGTFVLAKDHGLLWLLKTPLQQDYRISTEGIARRDANGWQLLPNKSAGAEQNRLFLAVLQGDSSGLQRDFDLQLQGEAKQWKLTLTPRSLLLKQVFTQINIDGGELVQTIQLLETQGDSTVLRMQDSTAGQPLSEAESHDFAQ
- a CDS encoding NAD(P)/FAD-dependent oxidoreductase → MPTVEMERRQVVVIGAGPSGAIAAALLKRNGHDVLIIERQHFPRFSIGESLLSHCIDFIEEAGMLEAVQAAGFQLKTGAAFAWGERYSAFDFGDTFSNGKPTTFQVQRGEFDKLLADQAAVQGVDIRYGETIVGVDFAGESRYLHVRRENGSEYHLKAKFVLDASGYGRVLPRLLDLEAPSNFPLRQAVFTHVEDHIDHPGFDRTKILITTHPTQRDIWFWTIPFSNGRCSVGVVAAKEHFDGRDSDLDACLRGFIAETPSLAGVLQNAVWDTPARTIGGYSANVKTLHGPGFALLGNAAEFLDPVFSSGVTIAMRSASMAAGLLHRQLKGETVDWQTEFAEPLKRGVDTFRCYVEGWYAGTFQDVIFHPSSSPEIRRMISSILAGYAWDERNPFVSEPKRRLRMLSEICAGETV